Below is a genomic region from Rosa chinensis cultivar Old Blush chromosome 5, RchiOBHm-V2, whole genome shotgun sequence.
GGAAGGACAACTAAGAAAACCCTCTTGCTCTACCTTAGTTTGGTCACGTGTGGTGCAATGCCAAAGTTATAATCTCCACAGAATAATATGTTAAACATGCACATTAAGTTGACATATAGCATATAGAAGGGAAGTACAGCAGTTAAAAAATAATAGTGGAATGAAAGAAGACTAACCTCATCCCAAGATTTCCCAGTAGCTTCAAGCAAAGCAGCGTTGCAAGTCTTCAGTTCTATGGAGGCACCTGTCAACATTGATGCTGCCTCCTCCCACCCCCTATTATGTCCCATACACCTGTATGTTGCAACATTTGTTAAAATATGTTTTCTCCCTTTTCCAAAAGGGAAATGGTATTGGCACTCGCAGAACGTCATTTTTCTGTCTCTACATTCATTTTGTGAGTATCATTCCAAACTTGGTGATCTTTGAGTGCATAATGACTTTTTGGGAGtgccaattaaaaaaaaaattaatagacAAATGAGGTTATGAGAAGTGAGCTGTAACTAGTATCATCAGTGTGTTGCTTAAGAGGTAATAATAATCTTGGTTTCTTTGAAATACATAttctaaaaattttaatttaaggTCACATTGGGCATCTTTCCCCTCCAGTACCAGGCGGAAAATTTCTTACCCTGCGGACCATGATCCCGCAAGGTTAGAAACTCCTGTGAGGGCTAAGTCATTGACATGGTTCATTTCCTGTACAGACAGATGATAAATAATATTTTAGATGTAAGTATTTCAGATGTTTGATTCTTTTGGATCAATAATATTAGTTGAATTCATATAAGAAGCAATCTACTTTTGCCTAGATCTTTAGGCTTATGACAAGAGCCAACAAAACAAATGCTAGTAGTCAAAAATCCTCACTGTGGTCAATAACTTTGCAAATCTTTACCCAAACCCATAAATCGGTTTGAAAACTAGGTGGTTTTTTTATGTGTATTGGCAGAAACAAAGCAACAAACCTCATTGGTAGTTccttgaggaaaaaaaaatgcccAAAAGGAAAGAGTAAAGAGTGAGCCGAGGTTACATGACGGTGAGTATGTCATCCCTTGAATAGTTACAGATAATATGTTGAAGGTGCTCAGCAGTCTGCCCATCCATGGCCGCAATGGAATAAAAGCTGGAAAAGTAATGGACCTCAGCTTCCAAGAAGCCCCTCACTTGTCGCTGCATTATGGTAAGAGTCTCCCTGGTTCGCACTGCATTGCTGCAGCCCAAACACGGCAGCTTAGAAGTTCAAACCAATTTTAGAAAGGCCAATATCAAATGCAAATTGTGAGCGAGTCAGTTGTACATGTACCTGGATAAAATAAGCTGAGGAATCCAGCCCAACTGTTGAAGCTTGTGAGAGATTTCGACAGCATCGGCTTGTCCTTTTGCACTCAGGGGTCGATCATGATCTATAAGCACGCCAAAATACATACTGAATTTAAATCTGTAAAcaaattataaaagaaaaagagaaaaagattgaAATACCTTTCAGCGAGGGGTCTTCCCAGGAACTCTTGGCATGACGAAGCAGAATGAGACGACGAGCAACAGATGAAGGAGTTTGCTCAGAATCAGCGGCAACTTGGCCTTCCACCGTCTCGATTACCAGAGACGAAGGCCCAGTACTTGTACGAAGGTTTCTGGgatgaattgaaaacaatttggGCCAATTGCGCTTCGCCGACGCTGAGAAATGATGGTGGCTATTGATACAAATATTATGGTTATGGTTACAGAGGGTAAGTGCATTCATACTGCCGAGGCGCAGGGCTGTGGTTCTCGTCCGAGAGAGCTGAGACCCTCTAATGTTCTATGGTCCATAGACCATAGCCGAGGAGCTGACAGGGTATTGAGTATCTCACGTGCCGCATATATTGTACTTCTCATGGGCCCCTTTTCTAAAGTGTTTTAGAAACGAGGTTACGACTTACGAGTGTGAAGAATGCAGCCTTGAAAATGGCaacctcttctttctttctttttttggataAGCCTACGGGGCGAgacaatatattcatcacaagtcaaAACagaccgttacataccctttcagtgtcatttaaggacatagacagacaagaatatagtgttagtacccacagtggtacatagaaatagacctatTCATTACACATTAAATACATAGATAGCGGGAATCCGCCTTCGATACTACTCCAGAGGCACTAGAGGTACATAGGTACGCACAATT
It encodes:
- the LOC112168123 gene encoding uncharacterized protein At3g52155, chloroplastic gives rise to the protein MNALTLCNHNHNICINSHHHFSASAKRNWPKLFSIHPRNLRTSTGPSSLVIETVEGQVAADSEQTPSSVARRLILLRHAKSSWEDPSLKDHDRPLSAKGQADAVEISHKLQQLGWIPQLILSSNAVRTRETLTIMQRQVRGFLEAEVHYFSSFYSIAAMDGQTAEHLQHIICNYSRDDILTVMCMGHNRGWEEAASMLTGASIELKTCNAALLEATGKSWDEAFALAGLGGWKLQGIVKPS